In Bacillus sp. NP247, one DNA window encodes the following:
- the mgtA gene encoding magnesium-translocating P-type ATPase, whose product MLNLQRQETKHAYDQDSMKANNELLVEVATQDVYSALKLLETTQDGLSKQEASRRLSLYGPNEIAHNKTLPWYIQFLLAFKNPFIFVLLALGALSFFTDDIQGTIVVSVMVLLSATIRFLQEFRSQKAADKLKAMVRTTASVFRIDGFIHETKNITNLNRNHTMEIPIEELVPGDIISLSAGDIVPADVRILSAKDLFVNQSSLTGEALPVEKYENCYHTENKHILPKNMKKNYNPLDMENLCFMGTNIVSGSAKAVVVSTSTDTYFGSLANKVIGKRAETSFDKGVNKVSWLLITFMLIMAPIVLLINGFTKGDWQEAFFFAIAVAVGLTPEMLPMIVTANLAKGAVNMSKQKVIVKQLNSIQNLGAMNILCTDKTGTLTEDKVVLVRHLDPNGNECNRVLQFAYLNSFYQTGLKNLIDKAVIEHTEENHKFDPSTFQKLDEIPFDFARRRMSVIVKDISGEQTMVCKGAVEEILSICNYTEVDGQIVPLTEEMRANVKHLSETLNSEGMRVIAVAYKKDNKPYHKAYAVQDESAMILTGYIGFLDPPKPSAASAIQALHKHGVQVKILTGDNEIVTRKVCKEVGLNIGEPVLGYEIDSLPDKALAKLAEETTVFAKLNPMQKSRIIRVLQGNGHTVGYMGDGINDAVALRDADVGISVDTATDIAKESSDIILLEKSLTILEAGILEGRTTFGNILKYIKMTASSNFGNVFSVLVASAFIPFLPMLAIHLLIQNLLYDISQLSIPWDKMDKEFLEKPRKWDTANLRNFIICIGPISSIFDIITFVVMWNVFGANTPGEQSLFQSGWFVVGLLTQTLIVHMIRTQKIPFIQSTASIPVLLLTACIMAIGIYIPFSPLGAAIGLQALPLSYFPWLIGILLGYASLTQFLKKLYIKKFHSWL is encoded by the coding sequence ATGTTAAATTTACAAAGACAAGAAACGAAGCATGCTTACGATCAAGATAGCATGAAAGCAAATAACGAATTATTAGTGGAAGTTGCAACACAGGATGTATACTCTGCGTTAAAACTCTTAGAAACAACACAAGATGGACTCTCTAAACAAGAAGCGTCTCGTAGACTTTCTTTATATGGTCCGAACGAAATCGCTCATAATAAAACATTGCCGTGGTACATTCAATTTCTGCTGGCATTTAAAAATCCATTTATTTTTGTTTTATTAGCTCTTGGAGCACTCTCGTTTTTCACAGATGACATACAAGGAACAATTGTCGTATCTGTAATGGTACTGCTAAGTGCAACGATTCGCTTTCTACAAGAATTCCGCTCTCAGAAAGCGGCAGATAAGTTAAAGGCTATGGTTCGAACAACCGCGAGTGTCTTTAGAATAGATGGATTTATACATGAAACAAAAAACATAACCAATTTAAACCGTAATCATACAATGGAAATTCCAATTGAAGAACTTGTTCCTGGCGATATTATTTCACTTTCAGCCGGTGATATCGTTCCAGCTGATGTGCGGATTTTATCCGCTAAAGATTTATTTGTTAATCAATCTTCTTTAACAGGGGAAGCACTTCCTGTAGAAAAATACGAGAACTGCTACCATACGGAAAATAAACATATATTACCGAAAAACATGAAAAAAAATTACAATCCGCTCGATATGGAAAACCTTTGCTTTATGGGTACAAATATTGTTAGCGGTAGCGCAAAAGCTGTTGTTGTTTCAACTAGTACGGATACGTATTTCGGCTCTTTAGCAAATAAGGTTATCGGAAAACGTGCAGAAACAAGCTTTGATAAAGGCGTGAACAAAGTAAGTTGGCTCTTAATCACATTTATGCTTATTATGGCACCCATTGTCCTTCTCATTAATGGATTTACAAAAGGAGATTGGCAAGAAGCTTTCTTCTTTGCTATTGCCGTTGCAGTTGGTCTTACACCTGAAATGTTACCAATGATTGTAACTGCTAATTTAGCTAAAGGTGCCGTGAACATGTCTAAACAAAAAGTAATTGTAAAACAGCTAAACTCAATTCAAAACTTAGGTGCTATGAACATCCTTTGCACGGATAAAACTGGAACTTTAACAGAAGATAAAGTCGTCCTTGTTCGTCATTTAGATCCTAACGGAAATGAATGCAATCGCGTCTTACAATTTGCGTATTTAAATAGCTTCTACCAAACTGGATTGAAAAATTTAATAGATAAAGCTGTCATTGAACATACAGAGGAAAACCATAAGTTTGATCCATCAACTTTTCAAAAGCTAGATGAAATTCCATTCGATTTCGCTCGTCGCCGCATGTCTGTTATCGTGAAAGATATTTCAGGTGAACAGACAATGGTTTGTAAAGGTGCCGTAGAAGAAATTTTATCAATTTGTAATTACACTGAAGTGGATGGGCAAATTGTCCCTCTTACTGAAGAAATGAGAGCAAATGTAAAACATCTTAGCGAAACTTTAAACAGTGAAGGAATGCGTGTCATCGCTGTAGCATACAAGAAAGATAACAAACCTTATCATAAAGCTTATGCAGTACAAGATGAATCCGCTATGATCCTTACTGGATATATCGGCTTTTTAGATCCGCCTAAACCATCTGCTGCTTCTGCAATTCAAGCATTGCATAAACACGGCGTACAAGTAAAAATCTTAACGGGCGATAACGAAATTGTTACAAGAAAAGTTTGTAAAGAAGTGGGATTAAATATAGGTGAGCCTGTCCTCGGTTACGAAATTGATTCTTTACCAGATAAAGCATTAGCGAAACTAGCAGAAGAAACCACAGTGTTCGCAAAACTAAATCCAATGCAAAAGTCCCGCATCATTCGTGTATTGCAAGGTAATGGTCATACTGTAGGTTATATGGGGGATGGTATTAACGATGCCGTTGCACTACGTGATGCTGATGTTGGAATATCTGTTGATACTGCTACTGACATTGCAAAAGAATCTTCCGATATTATTCTACTTGAAAAAAGTTTAACTATATTAGAAGCAGGTATTTTAGAAGGACGCACTACTTTCGGCAATATTTTAAAATATATAAAAATGACAGCTAGCTCTAACTTCGGAAATGTATTTAGTGTATTAGTGGCAAGTGCTTTCATTCCATTCTTACCGATGCTTGCAATTCATCTATTAATTCAAAACTTACTTTATGATATTTCACAGCTTTCAATTCCATGGGATAAAATGGATAAGGAATTTTTAGAGAAGCCTAGAAAATGGGATACTGCAAACTTGCGTAACTTCATTATTTGCATCGGTCCAATTAGCTCTATATTCGATATTATCACATTCGTTGTCATGTGGAATGTATTCGGTGCAAATACACCTGGAGAACAATCACTATTCCAATCAGGTTGGTTTGTCGTTGGGCTACTAACTCAAACATTAATTGTCCATATGATTAGAACACAGAAAATTCCGTTCATTCAAAGTACAGCATCAATACCAGTTCTTTTATTAACCGCTTGTATTATGGCAATCGGAATTTATATTCCATTCTCACCACTTGGTGCAGCAATTGGTTTACAAGCATTACCACTAAGCTACTTCCCGTGGCTCATAGGAATATTATTAGGTTATGCTTCCTTAACACAATTCCTGAAAAAACTTTATATTAAAAAATTTCATAGCTGGTTGTAA
- a CDS encoding MgtC/SapB family protein: MIWYDIVLRLFIAIIVGACIGMERQWRHRMAGLRTNALVSLGACIFVLLSVMLDHDASPSRIAAQVVSGIGFLGGGVIIRDGFSIRGLNTAATLWCAAAVGTLTGAGFLVAAMLGAAGVLLANILLRPIALFMNNKSKEDLPEQTNYLLSLTCLEENEAHIRFLLMHMVSSEGIGLKELYSEDVDSNQKVCIQATLHCNTNTAILIEKIVSRMLLESGVTAAGWKTTLDLEAS, encoded by the coding sequence ATGATATGGTATGACATCGTATTAAGGTTATTTATAGCAATTATTGTAGGAGCTTGCATCGGAATGGAAAGACAATGGAGACATCGAATGGCTGGTTTGCGGACAAATGCTCTCGTATCACTTGGCGCCTGTATATTTGTTTTATTATCCGTCATGCTTGATCATGATGCTAGTCCATCACGCATCGCCGCTCAAGTTGTTAGTGGTATTGGCTTTTTAGGAGGCGGTGTTATTATTCGTGACGGTTTTAGTATTAGAGGGTTAAATACAGCAGCAACTTTATGGTGCGCAGCTGCTGTTGGTACTCTTACAGGTGCTGGCTTCCTCGTTGCAGCTATGCTAGGTGCAGCTGGCGTTTTACTAGCAAATATACTGCTTCGCCCAATCGCTCTATTTATGAATAATAAATCAAAAGAAGATTTACCTGAACAAACAAACTACTTACTTTCTCTTACCTGTTTGGAAGAAAATGAAGCGCATATTCGTTTTCTTCTCATGCACATGGTAAGTTCAGAAGGTATCGGTTTAAAAGAATTGTACAGTGAAGACGTTGATTCTAACCAAAAAGTATGTATACAGGCTACTTTACATTGCAATACAAATACAGCTATCTTAATTGAAAAAATAGTAAGTAGAATGCTTTTAGAATCTGGTGTTACTGCCGCGGGGTGGAAGACAACACTAGACTTAGAAGCAAGTTAA
- a CDS encoding DUF3932 family protein — MKEVFRLQTDFSSSFDRWVSSFVSDHPAQLEWTTLKELIHEYTTSHTNETLPSYISSALTYYAQRVSTTNSSEIVIFENPTIS, encoded by the coding sequence ATGAAAGAAGTATTTCGTTTACAAACTGATTTTTCATCTTCATTTGACCGCTGGGTAAGTTCTTTCGTTTCTGATCACCCAGCACAACTAGAGTGGACTACTTTAAAAGAATTAATTCATGAATATACAACATCACATACAAATGAGACGTTGCCATCATATATTTCTTCCGCTTTAACATATTACGCACAACGCGTTTCAACAACAAACAGTTCAGAGATTGTCATTTTTGAAAATCCTACAATCTCGTAA